CACGACGAAACCAGTGAATGGTACCTATAATGATATGTTAGGTGAGTTTGCTTACGGATCTGGAAATATCAATCCACAACAAGCTCTTCACCCTGGACTGATTTATGACATCACTAAGCAAGATTATATGCAAATGCTTTGTAATTTTGGTTATAATGATACCAAAGTTGAACAAATTAGTGGAGAAAAATCAAGTTGTCATAAAGCTTCAAATAGATATTTGGTGAAAGATATAAATTATCCCGCACTGGTGATTCTTGTTAGGAGGCCTCATAAGCGCTTTAGTGGTAAGATTCATAGAACAGTGACAAACGTTGGCTCTCCTAACTCAACCTACACGGCAACTATCATCCCGATTCCAAAAATCAAGATTAAAGTGGTGCCGAAACTTCTGTCATTCAAATCCTTACATGAGAAACAATcctttgttgttattgttaccGGAGGAGCAAACTCAAATCAAACTATGTTTTCTTCGTCACTTGTTTGGTCAGATGGAACCCACAATGTAAAGAGTCCAATCATTATAAAAAGACTCTCTTAATATcctaaaaaatgtttttgtagCTGCTAAATATGATAATTGGTGTCAGTAAATTTTGATCTATCTGGTTGTTCATATTAATTCCAtaataattcaaatttaatatatatcataATAACCCaactataattaataataattatatatatccctctatatattttaataagttaTTCCTACTAACTTATAAATTAGTCAACCTTAGACCACAATCATAAAAGGAAACCCACGTAAATATATTTACAGTAATTTCCACTCAATTCaatcttcaaatttaatttattcacTTCTCATTTAACAAAACattatttgtataatttttttttacaagcttatttgtataaattgaaacaattttgcaatattttgtataagaaaaagagagaaaataaataaataaattaacaagGTTGTAAGAAAGAGTGTGAGAAAATgtaaggactaaaaacatatttaaaattttaaacactTTTATTAACAGTAATTAGTTGAGTAATTAGGTAAATTggtaaatgttaaattttttagatACAGTTTGTCTTGAAATCTTACATATGTACTATGTTAGCTTTGGCACTATTGAAGGGATTTTGAATTCTTACATTGTCAAGATTTTGAATTTAGATGAATTTATGCGTTTAGACAATCTCGTCAATTATAAGTTAGCTTTTAGGTGTGGGATCAAAACTCATTAGCGAAGCAATAATCATCATTTGCCgaacataaacaaaatttttaaaatattgaaaaagtACAAATTAACATGGAGGATAAAAACCTACCCCATTTGTTGCCAAAATATTTAGAGACTGAATTTTTTCGTTCAATAAAAAGCAGACAACTctaatacatataaaaaaacaaattgaatttACATTgcaattttaaatttcaatagGAATATTTTTACAATATTCTAAATATACCTGCAAAAAGTcagataaaaatataaagaagacACATAAATTatctttataatattaattgGGCACACTAGAAATTGGACATTTGACCTCTGGAACAAGGTTTTGAAGAATCAATGGGTCCACATATGTGTAATTCATTCTTTTTGTTGACTATGTTCAATTAACTTTCTTGCCATGATCTTATAGTTTCTGCTTAAACTTACCCCTCCAATTATCCTCTATATTTAGAagcaaatttgattttttttggtgcATTGAAAAATGGATGTACtgtatttagtttataataggtcatatatatttatttttcaatgtacaaaaaaaattaaatttgcttataaatgtgACTGGAAAAAGTAAAAAACTTGTACAATGTTCAattataaaaccatttaaactCAAAGTCATTTGATTCTCTTTCTTCCATGTATACTTTAGCAACTCAGTATTAGACGCAAAAGCTCCAAATTGCTGCTTCAAGGTAACGCGCGTTTAGACACCAAATTCACGTTTCACGGAATCAATTTTGCAAATATtcaaatagcaaaaaaaaaaatcgaatcaTGTTTTGAGTAACAGACTCACATATGAGGATGGAAACGCTGAACCAAACAAGCACTTAATAATAGGGcaaaaaaaatgagattttttttcttgctaTGATACAACTCAATATTtgagttttacaaaaaatttattatgaaaaaacgCAAAAGGTTAGTTTTCCTAAACTGATTTATGTTTAGATAATCTAAAAATTTGAGTTTGTGGATACTTAATTgaatatgttaaaaaatatttaaaactaaaagaaaaaatgataatagtTTGTGGGGTATAGGGTTGATTTTTACAATGTGACTTCTCCAAATCAAACCAAGTTTCTTTCTAGTACGAGGATATATACTACTTAGTTCTTGCAAGCcaaccttaaaaaaataaacttattgAGAAAAGACCCAAAACCTAGCACTAGACGGACCTGTGGATAGTCAGAACAAGAGTTGTATAACTTGTATATGGAAAACAGCAGTGTTATTTATTCCTCCACCATCTCTAAAATtttgtagttttattttaaaataccaatTTTACTTGGTTGGTTGTTGAAAGCTATGAATGCAAAGTTAAACTGCACCTCTAATCTTCAACATAGACTTTTCCCAATTTGATAATGAGAAAGTTGCATTGAGTTTGAAAGGTAACCACCATAATTATATCTTATGCActgtaaaaaatatagtttgagTTTAAgaacaaagtaaaaattgaaTCAATAAAAGATAGCCTCATTCTAAATCATCAGAATAAACCAAATAGTTGtatatcaaacaaaaaatagaaaccCCTTTACTCTCCTTTTTATTCtaactaacaaaaaataaacaataacatTATTAAATCCACCAAGATAGACAGACTCATTAATTAAATACTTATCTATATTACACTTAATTGAAATTTCTACTATATTATACTATATATGTGCTGGTTCACACTTCATGTGATTactttttcctcttctttttctactatattatactatatattgcAAATTTTAGTATTATCAGTAGATGTGAATTTGTTGACTCATTAAtctactattattttatttctctcaCTCTATTCAAAACTCTTGCCTATCGACGAGTCTTCAGTTTCTATATGTTAATTAGCTAGTATCCCCCCAAATACCATCTAGTAAGCCTATAAACTTTATTATAGTATATCCCCAAATACCACCATTTAGTCATCAGTAGAGAAAAAGATATTCAACCACCATCTCATTAAATGAAACAACACCTATTTGCAAGTTGCAACCATGTAATAAAACAAAGTTACTTACAATAGAGCAtaacaaaaactgaaaaacCCACTAATGATATTAACTAATGTTAttgtgaaaaaattataaaccaaaGAAGTGAATATATATATGGTTAATGTAAAACTTGAATTTCCCCTTAGCATAAATCACCATTCACCACTTGATCTCTAgccatcattttattttattttgtattaattaagactatatatatatatatatatataaatggttGGAATTTGTAACACGTTTTTCAGCTATACCATATATAATTACTTAACTTCATTTTTCTTCACGATAAGgtgaatatatttatttaattcacTTTGtcattttgttcaaaaaataaaattcacttTGTCATTTACATTTTTACCCCCTTTCTTTTTTTCCCAATTATATcataaaagaaattttactTTCTCAAAAATACTCTAATTTGAAAGTGACAGGAAAGAGTAATAAACTTGTACAATGTTCAATTATaataaaaccatttaaactCAAAGtcatttctctttcttccatGCATATATAATTTAACAACTCAATATTTGATAAAGTAATTAATATATTCTAGATagtaaaattttttattatgaaaaaacacaaaaggtGAGTTTTTCTAAAATGATTTATGTTTCGATAATCTAAAAATTTGAGTTTGTGGGTACATAATTGaatatgttaaaatatttaaaactaaaagaaaaaacGCGTCACACGTTGAAAATTATCTATATAAAGACCTTACAATATTAGTCTGCTTACACTAATTTAGAGAAACAACACATGCATACAATGAAGTCTGTAATGGCTCTTCTAGTTGCTCTAATTTGTCTGCTTACACTACCTCCTACCCCAGTTTCAGTTtcacctcctcctcctccaccacaTCACGTGTCACCTAAACCCTACTACCactctccaccaccaccaccaccacctgcAGCTGAAGTAGGTGGGGAAAAGACCACCACCATCATAGATTGTTCCCGCTGGTACCAGGAATGTTTCATCTTTGGCAACCTCGTATCCTGTTCCCTTTTCTATCAATTGTGTCCACATACCTCCTCTCAAGGTCATGCTCCAAATCCTACCCCATGATGATCGATACtagtgaaatatatatatatatatatatatatatatatatatatatatatatagataaataaataaatatattgtgTGCGGGCATTTATATTTGCCATGATAATGGCAAatacttatttatatatatatatatatatatatatatatatatatatatatatatatatatatatatattgtgtgtATGAATACTGTAACAATACCATATCGTTGTTATACGATGATATggtttcaaattaataaataaataattttcctTTTACCTCTATTTTGTTCTtctgtatttatatttttgtatttgaatgaaaaatatcCACAACTAATTTTGAGTCTAATTCAAAATCAACTGGTCAAAGATTCAAATCATGACCCAATCAAGAACCGTTAACAAACTATTCAGCGAGGATGAACCTCATACCTATAATTAacatggtaataaaaaaaaaaattggatggacaattgaaaaaatatttattgaaattttcatttttaaattaaattagtttCCTTCATGCATTCTCTCACTTTCTGATTTCCGGAAAAGAACCGACTTAAGTGTTCAATTGTCCTTCACAAAATTGCAATTGAACGTTTTTTTAACATGCATGTATAGAACAAACATAAATTGTATACTAATTCATTCATCGGTTTCTGTTtggttttgtagaaaaaaagtgagagaaaaaaaaaattactgaatTATAAATGGAGCTGCTCTGACTTTTTAGAGGCCAtgctcaattataaaaaatggaccttaataaaaaaatcatctttcaagttataaataacattaaaaaagtcATTCTTATAATAACTTAACAAATTGATACtgcataaaaaaaacttaacaaatTGATCAACTAAGTCTTCATTTTATTCATCATTTATTACTAAAAATGGGCGGGTTGTAAATTTAGTTCTTTCCATATTACTCACCAATGTAGTGGCACAATGATATGAAGTCTATAGAATAGTGGTTCAATGATAGTTTGGATTTATTAGTAATAGAGGGTTGGGGGAGAATAATGAAAAAGAAGGTTCAAATCAAACTAGATTTCAACATATTACATTTGATCAATGTGTCAAACTACTCTCTTGTGGGATGATGATTTCAGCATTCCTTTCTGATGCTATCACTATTTCAAATTTTGGTTTTGTCTCAGATTCAATGAAGTCTAGGCCTCCACCTTTGagtaataaaaattcattaGCACAATCAATAGAAGTCTAGTTAGGCCAAAAGTAAGTGATTAATAGTTCAGTATTTGGTTCATGCGAGAAAATATCAAGATTTCAAgagttcaatattttttgtgCGCTACATGTTTCCCGGAAGTTATTAGTTAGTCACCATTCAACGAAGGATGAACCTAAATTGATATGATATGCGTACACGCTTGAGAATGTATATCGAAAAAGTTttctatatttaatttttttttacgcaatctcatatttaatttgaaaagccataggtatataaatgtagtcatttgaaaagtatataAAGATGAGACGGGACAGTTTATACATTGGTTTAGAGCAGGAACCTGGAGCATCAAGTGGTACATCAGACTATAGCATCAAGTATATAATATgttgtttttaaatttcaactttGAGGTAAAGTTTATAAAGAAGAGGAAGCTATTAGAGTTGTATTTCCAAATTCAAAACACCGTCACTGTCATGtcatttacataaaaaattcataacaaACAACTAATGCCTTCCCTTACAAGTTTTGGTTATGACCAAGTTAAATAATAGAGCTTAATTCTAAAACCGTTGAGATGCATAAACTAATTTCAACtcaggcaaaaaaaaaactattagttCAAAGATTCATAATCATTACAGGATTATTTCAACTTTATCACGCTACAagtttttgtttgaaattttatcCAAACTAACTATAAAAAATCTATCTTACCTTCCATGGTCGATCTAAGATTTATAGCAGACAAGAAATTCGCGTTTTCCCATCTCAGTTTCGAcaaggttgaagatgaagaacagaATTTTGTTTCCTAATTGAACCCAATTTCTTACTCATGAAACATGAACAAGTGACAGAAATTGGAGGTGTGTATCGTTTCTGATTTTTGTcaatgaaaaaaattgggggttTTGGCTTCTGGTTATTGGAGAATTGGAACTGGGAAAGAAGGGGTAATTGTGAAGGGAAAAATGATGGTCATGTCATGGTCGATGATGGGGAAGACGATAGTAGGATTCATGAAGGACTTGGGTTTGGGAAAATCGCGTGGGGGAGTTGAGAAACAGAGCAGATGTATTGTTTGAACAGAGATGAGATTGTGCCATTTTTCGAATcaattgaagaacaaaaacCCTAATTGCAGATTCTTGAACCTAATGGTCATATATGTTTGGGATTTTAATTTAAAGAGGAAAAGTAGTGTTTTGaaggaattcaaatgatttgcatttttttttttgttgtatataATGTTGGCAATGAGGATCGAAGCCATGATCTCATGTATACTATCTAAGCctttcaccactagaccaaaatTAATGGCTTCAAATTCATCGTTTGAATAacaatttaaataatttgtgaaatttagtattttgaaaatgatttgtTCATTCCAAAAGTgaggaattttaaaattaaggaAATTTAcgattctctttttttttttctaatttgatttaaatataatatattaatatttgaaaatcaaatataaatccTAAAATCGACATTAAACCCGACAAGAACCCAAAAATCAGTAGAATAATCTAAAATTGACCtgaaacactaaaattgaccctaaacccAACTTGAACCTTAAAATCAGCCGAAAAACCTCAAATTGACCGAAAAtacaaaaaatcggccgaaaagcCAAAAAATCGCGcgaaaaacctaaaacaaaCATCCAAATGACGTTAATTTGGCAATCTTAGAGTATATCCATGCCCGTGAAAACCTCAAAATACCCTAAGATTGATTTTTGAGATTGAATAACCTTTTTTAATTAGAGATCAACGATTTCATTAGAGCATCGCAATACAAAATTCTTGGTTTATTTATACTGctctaaattttctttttagcAATAATTATTATGCTTTGTTTGTGATCGAATTTGAAAGCAGAGAGATGGGAGAGTTTTGATAAACAAATTCTCTCCTCCCCCAAATATTACTCTAATCCCATTCTTTCAAAATCCTCTTCAAACTCACTAAATTGCATTTTCCATAAGGAATATGTTGTTGCTAaaataatatactccctccgtcccaaattataaagaaCTCACTGTAATATACTACATTTATAGAAAATGCAGTAAAACTCAACTAAATTTAATCACCATTTTGAACAAAATAAAGAGCTATAtaagaacaataaataaataaataaatatattaaaaaaattgagataatgttattatttatttattcgaTAATATGTAGTTTCAATATATCAACCATAATTTACACCGCTATTATAATCCCATGTCGAGCATGCAGTGACATTGAAAGTAGGTGCTTGTTTACCGTTGGAAACTAAAGGAATTTTCACATTTGGACAATACACTTTTGTAAGTAAGtccaaatttaatttataacttCCCAATTGTGTCTCCTTATTATACTCAACAAGTTGTTGAGGATCAAGATTCATCACATTAACCCCTTCAAGCACTATAGGTGGAAGAGTAAATGTATTTTTCCGACCTATAGCAAAAGGTTCCATTTTCACCCAAGCTATAGTATTACCTTTATATGAAAAAATCGCATTCAAATTCTCCTTATAATATGCTacttttttgaagaagtttctTGCTGAAACGGTGAccttaatattataatataaggTGTTGTTATTTATGAGGTTGAATTGTGTGATCGAGGCTTCAACTATGTTGAACTTAGTCGGAGGAGGGTTAAAGCTTGGGATATTTGCCCGAAGAGACACAAAAATGATGACAATGAGCAAGAAGAGAATTAGACAAATCCATCCTCCTAGTGTATGTTCCTCATGGTTTGTTTTGGTAGAACTTTCTTCTTTTGATGGTAGGGGGGAGTAGTAGGTCATCTTGATGATGATTTGTATTAACCTGATGATTAATTCGTAATCCAAGGTCTAGTTGTACCTacaaaatattttctcaaatttatcATTCATTTAAAGATTTTACTTTTTACAATATATAACGTTAACAAACATAACATATACACGACAAAAACATACATACAATGTTCTAATTTGAACCTAAATAAAAGTGTTCAACCTAAAAATATCCTTTAATTTGAACCTTACATAAGTGTTGAACCTTATGTCTTTtacactagtacaaatatgacatattagacatcatgtttacatctgacgagcatatgtcagatgtaaaacgctATATGGAGTAGTATTTTCATCTGGCTTCAATGTCCACagatgtgaaaaataaatagacaagactttttacatctggcttcaatgtaccagaagcataactaaacgcggtggcaatcttgtaattatggAAACAATATATAAGTCAATtaagagtaaaaaaaataaataaaaaaaagacatattcGTTCAACTCAGAGTGAACCCGCTGCTCTCACGATGAACCCTAAACTATCTAACGCTAAATTCAACTTCTCTCTCACTCGATTCAATCGTTCATCACGATCTCAAATTccctctcatctctcacaatTGAACtcgtcctctctctctctcactcgaaATTGAACCATCTCTCACGATGAAACCCTAAGATTCTCAGGCGAAATTGAACAATCTCTCACTCGAACCTggcctctctctctctcacactcgTTCTCTCGAACTCCTCATCTCAGATTCGCCAAAACTTCATCGCCTTCTTCAGGTTCTCAAGATTCGTTCAAGCTTCAGGTTCAACATTCACTAAACTTGTGTTTTTTGACATGATTAGTGTTTGAGTTAATTtgattttggattaaaatttgaatgagAAGTTATTTTGTAGTTTGTGCTAATTAGGATTTTGATTTTGTAGTTTGACCTAATTAGGATTTTGTTGTTTTAGGTTATTTAATGGACTTGttgatatttttctattttcttagtTGTTTTGATTTTGGAGTTGAAATTGTGGTTGTGTTGTTTTAGCATGCTTAGTGTTTGAGTTAATTTGATTTTGGATTAATGAGTTTTAGGTTTTATAATCCTTTCATTCTTATTCAGATGAAATTGATGATGGATTCTATTATGAAATTTTCACAAATTACACTCAACAActtgtttatgtttttaatttttatttcatttaaagttTGTGATTTTTTCCAGGTTCATGTTTATAATGTACCAATTTACTTGTTCAAATGTCAATTTTAAGTTTGTAATTTTTATCTTCCATTATCATGTAGTCCATTTGTTACAACTATTTACATTTacttgttaaaattttattattctataACAGGACTCCATGGTATGGGTGGAAGCTTTGTTACCATTCGAAAATGGGGACCTTCTCAGCACCATTCACCAGGTTGGAATGGTTGAGAAAGCTGTAAGTAAATACCCCTGTCCATCTATCAATTGCTACCTGTTGATCATAGTCTGGCATATTATACATTGTTTAGTATATTGTGCTTTCCTCCTcgttatgtttttaatttttatttcatttaaagcTAAGTTTGTGATTTTCTATTATGTACCATTTAAAGTTTGCCATCAGGCCTATGAGTACTTTGCATACTTAGCTTGTTTATTcaatgcataagttgttttgatcaatttatgtttgaattattgttttgttttatcatATAGCATTATAGTAAGTGAAGATGATGTTCATTCCATCTGTGTCAAGGCATAATATTATCCATGTCTGCATGTAGTTGAAGTTATGCAGTTTGCTAGAGTAATCTTATTATCGATCTTGTGTTGGGTGGTTTGTTCTTCAATACACTATATGCAGGctattttctcttttcattCTTTAGCTTCGAAGAATAATGCAATTTTGGGTTTCATTGTTTTTCACTCTGTGATCAATTTTGCAGAACAAAGATTGGCCTTTTGgatttcttgtttttcttctattgactattttttattttgattgttgatgatcatCATGGAGAATTATTCAAGAAGTGGTGGTGTTCATGATTTTACTATGGCTTCAAGAAAAGCTGAAGAAACAAGtaagttttaaattttcattttactcccaattcattctttttttttattataatgttacaatgttaatttgaatttctaaaCCCTGAATGATATGATGATCATGTGGATTTGTGGGTCTCGTGCAGGTTGATGACACCCTCGACTTATACAACGAACTTCAGTTGCAACATCAGGTGGTAGCTACAAAGACTAAGACGCTTCATGATGCATGTGATAGACTGATGTGGTTTTGCTATCTATCCTCTTAATCTCAGTtgtctttttcttgtttttcttttgttttgtctGGAATGATTGTGAAAGTTACTATGGCATGTGGGTAATGGTTGCCCTTTGAATGTACTCTCTTGTTACTTTAATAATTGGCCAAATTATGTATATGTAGAACTAGTAAATTAAATTAGAAAACTGGTTACTGCATTTCCGTTTATGCATAGTTGCAAATATGAGTATAATAGAGTTACATGTAGGAGTTTTGAATATAGAGAATCAAAATCCATCTACTCTCTCTTACTCGAAATTATAATAAATGCACGGAGTGCAATTGAATTCAACTACAAAGAATCTTGATACCATGCCCATGTCGCGTAAAGGAATGACACATTGAAATCAAACTAGCTCATACATATCTCTTATTTATTCATTCATCATTTGAACTCACTCACCATGTTTTTTTGCTTAATTTACTCAGTTGCTTCATTGCAGAGTTGTTTTAGCACCCTTGACAAGAAATAGATCCTACGGCAAAGTTCCTCAATCTCATGCTATCCTCTATTACTCTCAGAGAGCAGCTTGTTCTAATGGCGGTCTTCTCATAACCGAAGCTACCGGTGTCTCTGATACTGCAAGGGTGAGTAAATAATACTATTTGGTAGTATTGTAGTATCACCCAGTTTTCTCATAAGTGGGTACAACTCACTCATAGCAATAAATCTCAACCAAATGTTCTTTCTCATACTTAGTCAATTTAGAATTACACGAGGTTCCTATTGCCTATGTTGTACGATCACCCAATAGTTCACTAACTGAGGAAGATATTAAAAAGTTCATTGCTAATCAGGTAAGATAATGGACAAGCTTGGTCTCTGACCATTAATgaaattatgagatcttcaacCGAAGATATAAtgagatttatatttttaatattatatgaatGTAGAATTTAAGTGATTTAAAGTGATGATGCCTGAATGTAGAATTTAAGTGGTTCAAAGTATAAATGATTCAAAGTGATGATCTTGAAGCCAGATCTTTTTAGCATAAGGTCTTTTTAGCATAACACTAGTCTTGTTTGCATCTAAAATGtgcactttttgttcattctttTCATAGTATAAACTAATTCTGCACTTGTAGATCTTGAAGGCATGTTAAATATGAAGATTCAAGATTTGGAGATTGTAGAGGAACGTAGAATCAAAAGAGCGGACAAACATGGAATTGTTAAATATGAAGATTTGAAGATTGTTATTTCATCCGAAAACGTTGTTGTTCAAGTCACTTGATGTATGCATTCTTACTTTTTCTACTAGTGTCCTTTTTCCATTCTTACTTGCATTTTGTTCGATTTTAGATTATGTGGTATGATACTACCTGaatgtattttaatttatatatacgaATTAGTTGATCATGTATACGTAATGGATTTTAGTCATGtatatataagtaaatatatatttacatattgtaGGTGTTCGATGATCCGACATCATTAACAGAGGAGGAGCTCTATGAATTGCGAAACAGTTgggcaacttgttttcttgacctataTAATCCTTaggtagattatgatgttgccgatgaggcttaggagctagctaggttaATTTGTGTGATGTTACAATGAATTCATattaattatgatgttttgaattgtaatgacatttgatattttgcttgaatgttgaattgtatgaCATTTGGTATTTTGgatgaatgttgaattttaatGACATTTGATTATATTATGTAAGggtattttggttgaatgttgaattgtaatgctattttggttttttttaattacaaaataggatttaaaatataaaaaaaaaacgcaggattttgaaaaaaaaaaattaaatagttactatttcacatctggtgac
This genomic interval from Trifolium pratense cultivar HEN17-A07 linkage group LG6, ARS_RC_1.1, whole genome shotgun sequence contains the following:
- the LOC123889893 gene encoding uncharacterized protein LOC123889893 isoform X1, which gives rise to MGTFSAPFTRLEWLRKLIIQEVVVFMILLWLQEKLKKQVDDTLDLYNELQLQHQVVATKTKTLHDACDRLIVVLAPLTRNRSYGKVPQSHAILYYSQRAACSNGGLLITEATGVSDTARILKAC
- the LOC123889893 gene encoding uncharacterized protein LOC123889893 isoform X2, whose translation is MGTFSAPFTRLEWLRKLIIQEVVVFMILLWLQEKLKKQVDDTLDLYNELQLQHQVVATKTKTLHDACDRLIVVLAPLTRNRSYGKVPQSHAILYYSQRAACSNGGLLITEATGVSDTARAC